The following proteins are encoded in a genomic region of Fusarium oxysporum f. sp. lycopersici 4287 chromosome 1, whole genome shotgun sequence:
- a CDS encoding cell cycle checkpoint protein (At least one base has a quality score < 10), whose product MSQVVEPRAQSPEASGPNEEDSSCSSTKSRVTTASPSPTKPKIVDNKPTKNGSLRLPRRAQAKSNSTSPSAKRTKDVGKAADTGKTADLKTLFSNQAQRAARSSAGDRRSVPHEDIISDPISEDDEISEHKASSASLVGQHAKKRLRNDSQSSLSSAPSASQKFIKPPKPVPIARPNDDARPWSERFGPRNLEELAVHKKKVSDVRRWLEDVIAGRMRQRLLILKGTAGSGKTTTMRLLANDMGSELLEWRNPAGSSGLGFVSASAQFQEFLGRGGKFGALETDTSVSSTQNSSQTTRKDDSKRVILIEEFPNTFSRSSTALTSFRNTVLQYLANSTPSLSMFAKPSQHEPITPVVMIISETHLTTTSASADSFTAHRLLGPEILQHPGVGMIEFNAIAPSLLLKALELVVQKEARKSGRRKTPGPQVLKRLGEIGDIRNAVSSLEFLCLKGDQQGDWGNKVVLTKQTKGAKDAIKLTQGEEESLEQVSQREASLGIFHAVGKVVYNKRDELPPRGGDNVENLPSFLSHFSRPKRSQVSVDTLIDETGTDTHTFVSALHENYVLSCESTDPMDLSTPMDYVNDCIEYLSQADLLSPSRDIFFGRGRGGFSGPDSGSHVLRQDEITFQVAVRGMLFSLPNPVKRKSSTMSKGSDAFKMFYPTSLKLWRAKEELEGFVDMWSTKLLKGDDGATKNLTDGATAFRRPQQSSSETSWMQRKQLNRQAMVKQQQQQQGDDPDSPPLLSLGSAARREMLLERLPYMAHIARARKTPSFRLRELEKVVAFKGINAADEESDADDDMQPGEAWATDKPSEEMSPRKRSAGIKEGNVSGLLAQKLVLSDDDIED is encoded by the exons ATGAGTCAAGTGGTTGAGCCAAGAGCTCAGTCTCCGGAGGCCTCAGGGCCCAATGAAGAGG ACAGTTCATGCTCCTCTACGAAAAGCCGCGTCACTACAGCTTCACCGAGCCCGACAAAACCTAAGATCGTTGACAACAAGCCAACCAAGAATGGTTCACTTCGGCTACCTCGTCGAGCGCAAGCGAAGAGCAATAGCACGAGTCCAAGCGCGAAGCGTACCAAGGATGTTGGCAAAGCAGCAGATACGGGAAAGACAGCTGATTTGAAGACGCTCTTTTCGAACCAGGCACAAAGGGCTGCGCGGTCGAGTGCTGGAGATAGGCGATCCGTTCCTCATGAAGATATCATCAGTGATCCTATCtcagaggatgatgagatttcGGAACATAAGGCAAGCTCTGCAAGCTTAGTTGGGCAGCACGCTAAGAAGAGATTGCGAAACGACTCGCAATCGTCGTTGTCTAGTGCACCCAGCGCCAGCCAAAAGTTCATCAAACCACCTAAGCCAGTACCTATAGCTAGGCCAAATGACGACGCACGCCCTTGGTCAGAACGATTTGGACCTCGAAATCTGGAGGAATTAGCAGTTCACAAGAAAAAAGTCTCCGATGTGAGGCGGTGGTTGGAGGATGTGATAGCTGGGCGCATGCGCCAGCGTCTGCTTATTCTCAAAGGCACTGCTGGGTCCGGAAAGACAACGACTATGCGACTTCTGGCAAACGACATGGGTAGTGAGCTTCTTGAATGGCGAAATCCTGCAGGAAGCTCTGGACTGGGTTTCGTTTCAGCATCTGCGCAATTTCAAGAGTTTCTTGGGCGTGGTGGTAAATTTGGAGCATTAGAGACCGATACTTCAGTGTCATCGACCCAGAACAGCTCTCAGACCACCCGAAAGGATGATTCGAAACGAGTTATCCTCATCGAGGAGTTTCCTAACACAttttcaagatcttcaacgGCGTTAACATCGTTTCGGAACACCGTTTTACAGTACCTTGCTAATAGTACACCCTCTTTATCCATGTTTGCGAAGCCCTCGCAGCATGAGCCCATAACGCCAGTGGTCATGATCATTTCAGAAACTCATCTGACTACAACTTCTGCATCGGCGGACAGTTTTACTGCCCATCGACTTTTGGGGCCGGAAATCTTGCAACATCCAGGGGTTGGTATGATTGAGTTCAATGCCATCGCCCCGTCGTTACTCCTGAAGGCACTCGAGCTCGTTGTTCAGAAAGAGGCCAGAAAATCTGGTCGCAGGAAAACACCAGGCCCTCAAGTTCTAAAACGCCTTGGTGAAATTGGAGACATCAGAAACGCCGTGTCATCTCTCGAGTTCCTGTGTCTGAAAGGTGACCAGCAAGGAGATTGGGGCAACAAAGTCGTGCTCACAAAGCAGACCAAGGGCGCGAAAGATGCTATCAAGCTCACACAAGGCGAAGAGGAGAGTCTGGAACAAGTATCTCAACGTGAAGCGAGTCTAGGTATTTTCCATGCTGTTGGAAAGGTTGTCTACAACAAACGAGACGAACTTCCTCCACGAGGAGGTGACAATGTCGAGAATCTTCCAAGCTTCCTTTCGCATTTCTCGAGACCGAAACGCTCACAAGTGTCTGTTGACACGCTCATCGATGAGACGGGCACAGATACACATACTTTTGTTTCGGCATTACATGAAAACTACGTTCTATCCTGTGAGAGCACAGATCCTATGGACTTGTCAACACCAATGGACTACGTTAATGACTGTATCGAGTATCTGTCACAAGCAGATCTCCTCTCACCATCAAGAGATATCTTCTTCGGCAGGGGTAGAGGTGGCTTTTCAGGCCCAGACTCTGGCAGCCATGTGCTACGACAGGACGAAATAACTTTCCAGGTAGCTGTCAGGGGCATGTTATTCTCACTTCCTAACCCTGTTAAGCGCAAATCATCAACCATGTCCAAGGGCAGCGACGCCTTCAAGATGTTCTACCCAACGAGTCTGAAACTCTGGCGAGCCAAGGAAGAGTTAGAAGGGTTTGTGGATATGTGGTCTACAAAACTACTTAAAGGCGATGACGGAGCAACGAAAAATCTCACCGATGGAGCCACAGCGTTTCGTCGTCCTCAGCAATCCTCTAGCGAGACTTCCTGGATGCAGCGTAAGCAACTAAATCGTCAAGCTATGGtaaagcagcagcagcagcagcaaggagACGATCCTGATAGTCCACCGCTTCTCTCACTTGGCAGCGCAGCCCGGCGCGAGATGCTCCTTGAGCGTCTCCCATATATGGCGCACATAGCTCGTGCTCGAAAGACACCAAGCTTCCGTTTGCGCGAACTTGAGAAGGTGGTTGCATTTAAAGGCATTAATGCTGCCGATGAAGAGTCTGACGCAGATGACGACATGCAGCCGGGAGAAGCTTGGGCAACAGATAAGCCATCAGAGGAAATGAGTCCCCGGAAGAGAAGTGCGGGTATAAAGGAAGGAAATGTGTCGGGGCTTCTCGCTCAGAAATTGGTGCtgagtgatgatgatattgaggATTAA